The following are encoded together in the Neomonachus schauinslandi chromosome X, ASM220157v2, whole genome shotgun sequence genome:
- the SSR4 gene encoding translocon-associated protein subunit delta isoform X2, whose product MAALASLGALALLLLSSLSCCSEACVEPQITPSYYTTSDAVISTETVFIVEISLTCKNRVQNMALYADVSGKQFPVTRGQDVGRYQVSWSLDHKSAHAGTYEVRFFDEESYSLLRKAQRNNEDISVIPPLFTVSVDHRGTWNGPWVSTEVLAAAIGLVIYYLAFSAKSHIQA is encoded by the exons ATGGCGGCGCTGGCATCTCTCGGCGCCCTGGCGCTACTCCTGCTGTCCAGCCTCTCCTGCTGCTCAG AAGCCTGCGTGGAGCCCCAGATCACCCCTTCCTACTACACCACCTCGGATGCCGTCATTTCCACTGAGACTGTTTTCATCGTGGAGATCTCCCTGACGTGCAAGAACAGGGTCCAG AACATGGCTCTTTATGCTGATGTCAGTGGAAAACAATTTCCCGTCACCCGGGGCCAGGATGTGGGGCGTTATCAG GTATCCTGGAGCCTAGACCACAAGAGCGCCCACGCAGGTACCTACGAGGTCAGATTCTTCGATGAGGAGTCCTACAGCCTCCTGAGGAAG GCTCAGAGAAATAACGAGGACATTTCCGTCATCCCGCCCCTATTCACAGTCAGTGTGGACCATCGG GGCACCTGGAATGGGCCCTGGGTCTCTACCGAGGTGTTGGCTGCAGCCATCGGCCTAGTGATCTACTACCTGGCCTTCAGCGCCAAGAGTCACATCCAGGCCTGA
- the SSR4 gene encoding translocon-associated protein subunit delta isoform X1 — MAALASLGALALLLLSSLSCCSAEACVEPQITPSYYTTSDAVISTETVFIVEISLTCKNRVQNMALYADVSGKQFPVTRGQDVGRYQVSWSLDHKSAHAGTYEVRFFDEESYSLLRKAQRNNEDISVIPPLFTVSVDHRGTWNGPWVSTEVLAAAIGLVIYYLAFSAKSHIQA; from the exons ATGGCGGCGCTGGCATCTCTCGGCGCCCTGGCGCTACTCCTGCTGTCCAGCCTCTCCTGCTGCTCAG CAGAAGCCTGCGTGGAGCCCCAGATCACCCCTTCCTACTACACCACCTCGGATGCCGTCATTTCCACTGAGACTGTTTTCATCGTGGAGATCTCCCTGACGTGCAAGAACAGGGTCCAG AACATGGCTCTTTATGCTGATGTCAGTGGAAAACAATTTCCCGTCACCCGGGGCCAGGATGTGGGGCGTTATCAG GTATCCTGGAGCCTAGACCACAAGAGCGCCCACGCAGGTACCTACGAGGTCAGATTCTTCGATGAGGAGTCCTACAGCCTCCTGAGGAAG GCTCAGAGAAATAACGAGGACATTTCCGTCATCCCGCCCCTATTCACAGTCAGTGTGGACCATCGG GGCACCTGGAATGGGCCCTGGGTCTCTACCGAGGTGTTGGCTGCAGCCATCGGCCTAGTGATCTACTACCTGGCCTTCAGCGCCAAGAGTCACATCCAGGCCTGA
- the PDZD4 gene encoding PDZ domain-containing protein 4 isoform X2 has protein sequence MALGKLRPPTPPMVILEPPPISHEYYDPAEFMEGGPQEADRMDELEYEEVELYKTNHRDKLGLMVCYRTDDEEDLGIYVGEVNPNSIAAKDGRIREGDRIIQINGVDVQNREEAVAILSQEENTNISLLVARPESQLAKRWKDSDRDDFLDDFGSEHEGELRARKLKSPPAQQLGNEEEKGVPDAGTGLSNSQELDSGVGRTDESTRTEESSEHDLLGDEPASAANTPGALRKSRDLHFSMDSLLAEGAGLGAGDIPGLTDEEYERYRELLEIKGHLENGNQLGLPFPRASGGNSALDVNRNESLGHEMAMLEEELRHLEFKCRNILRAQKMQQLRERCMKAWLLEEESLYDLGASEPKKHELSDISELPEKSDKDSTSAYNTGESCRSTPLLAEPLPESPLRRAAAGNSNLNRTPSGSTVTAHPKAAAPQGSPAKFRSLSRDPEAGRRQHSEERVRRSPKTGVTLERVGPEGSPYLSRRHRGQGQESEHYHSCVQLAPPRGLEELGRGPLSLAAGPRVGGAAVAPEAPRMEWKVKVRSDGTRYVAKRPVRDRLLKARALKIREERSGMTTDDDAVSEMKMGRYWSKEERKQHLIRAREQRKRREFMMQSRLECLREQQNGDSKAELNIIALSHRKTMKKRNKKILDNWITIQEMLAHGTRSADGKRVYNPLLSVTTV, from the exons ATGGCGCTGGGCAAGCTGCGCCCGCCCACCCCGCCCATGGTCATCCTGGAGCC CCCCCCCATCAGCCATGAGTATTATGACCCGGCGGAGTTCATGGAGGGCGGCCCGCAGGAGGCAGACCGTATGGACGAGCTGGAGTATGAG GAGGTCGAGCTGTATAAGACCAACCACCGGGACAAGCTCGGCCTGATGGTTTGCTACCGCACGGATGATGAGGAGGACCTGGGCATCTATGTTGGAGAG GTGAACCCCAATAGCATTGCAGCCAAAGACGGCCGAATCCGCGAGGGGGACCGGATCATCCAG ATAAATGGTGTGGACGTCCAGAACCGGGAGGAGGCAGTGGCCATTCTGAGCCAGGAGGAGAACACCAACATCTCCCTGCTGGTGGCCCGACCTGAGAGCCAG ctggcaaAGCGGTGGAAGGACAGTGACCGGGATGACTTTCTGGATGACTTTGGCTCTGAGCATGAGGGGGAGCTGCGTGCACGGAAGCTGAAATCCCCCCCTGCCCAGCag CTTGGCAACGAAGAGGAGAAAGGGGTCCCCGATGCGGGCACGGGCCTGAGCAATAGCCAGGAGCTGGACAGTGGGGTGGGCCGCACTGATGAGAGCACCCGCACCGAGGAGAGCTCCGAGCATGACCTGCTGGGGGATGAGCCCGCCAGTGCCGCCAACACACCCGGCGCCCTGCGCAAGAGCCGGGACCTCCACTTCAGCATGGACTCGCTGCtggcagagggggcagggctgggggctggcgaCATCCCGGGCCTCACCGACGAGGAGTACGAGCGCTACCGGGAGCTGCTGGAGATCAAGGGCCACCTGGAGAATGGCAACCAGCTGGGCCTGCCCTTCCCCCGAGCCTCGGGCGGCAACAGCGCCCTGGATGTGAACCGCAACGAGAGCCTGGGCCACGAGATGGCCATGCTGGAGGAGGAGCTGCGACACCTGGAGTTCAAGTGCCGCAACATCCTGCGGGCGCAGAAGATGCAGCAGCTGCGGGAGCGCTGCATGAAGGCCTGGCTGCTGGAGGAGGAGAGTCTCTATGACCTGGGGGCCAGTGAGCCCAAGAAGCACGAGCTGTCTGACATCTCCGAGCTGCCCGAGAAGTCGGACAAGGACAGCACCAGCGCCTACAACACGGGGGAGAGCTGCCGCAGCACCCCGCTGCTCGCCGAGCCCTTGCCAGAGAGCCCCCTGAGGCGGGCTGCCGCCGGCAACTCCAACTTGAACCGGACCCCCTCCGGCTCCACGGTCACCGCGCACCCCAAGGCAGCTGCCCCGCAGGGGAGCCCCGCTAAGTTCCGATCTCTCTCCCGGGATCCCGAGGCGGGCAGGAGACAGCACTCCGAGGAGCGTGTCCGCCGAAGCCCCAAGACGGGCGTGACCCTGGAGCGCGTGGGCCCCGAAGGCAGCCCTTACCTCTCCCGGCGCCACCGCGGCCAGGGCCAGGAGAGCGAGCACTACCACAGCTGCGTGCAGCTGGCCCCGCCGCGCGGCCTGGAAGAGCTGGGCCGTGGCCCCCTGAGTTTGGCTGCTGGCCCTCGAGTGGGCGGGGCAGCGGTGGCCCCCGAAGCACCCCGCATGGAGTGGAAGGTCAAGGTGCGCAGCGATGGGACCCGCTATGTGGCCAAGCGGCCCGTGCGTGATCGCCTCCTCAAAGCCCGGGCCCTGAAGATCCGCGAGGAACGCAGCGGCATGACCACGGATGATGACGCGGTGAGCGAGATGAAGATGGGCCGCTACTGGAGCAAGGAGGAGCGGAAGCAGCACCTGATCCGGGCCCGGGAGCAGCGGAAGCGGCGCGAGTTCATGATGCAGAGCCGGCTGGAGTGCCTGAGGGAGCAGCAGAACGGCGACAGCAAGGCTGAGCTCAACATCATTGCCTTGAGCCACCGCAAGACCATGAAGAAGCGGAACAAGAAGATCCTGGACAACTGGATCACCATCCAGGAGATGCTGGCCCACGGCACTCGCTCTGCCGACGGCAAGCGGGTCTACAACCCTCTGCTCTCCGTCACCACTGTCTGA
- the SSR4 gene encoding translocon-associated protein subunit delta isoform X3 has translation MHGCASSHPEKACVEPQITPSYYTTSDAVISTETVFIVEISLTCKNRVQNMALYADVSGKQFPVTRGQDVGRYQVSWSLDHKSAHAGTYEVRFFDEESYSLLRKAQRNNEDISVIPPLFTVSVDHRGTWNGPWVSTEVLAAAIGLVIYYLAFSAKSHIQA, from the exons ATGCATGGCTGTGCCAGCTCACATCCGGAGA AAGCCTGCGTGGAGCCCCAGATCACCCCTTCCTACTACACCACCTCGGATGCCGTCATTTCCACTGAGACTGTTTTCATCGTGGAGATCTCCCTGACGTGCAAGAACAGGGTCCAG AACATGGCTCTTTATGCTGATGTCAGTGGAAAACAATTTCCCGTCACCCGGGGCCAGGATGTGGGGCGTTATCAG GTATCCTGGAGCCTAGACCACAAGAGCGCCCACGCAGGTACCTACGAGGTCAGATTCTTCGATGAGGAGTCCTACAGCCTCCTGAGGAAG GCTCAGAGAAATAACGAGGACATTTCCGTCATCCCGCCCCTATTCACAGTCAGTGTGGACCATCGG GGCACCTGGAATGGGCCCTGGGTCTCTACCGAGGTGTTGGCTGCAGCCATCGGCCTAGTGATCTACTACCTGGCCTTCAGCGCCAAGAGTCACATCCAGGCCTGA
- the PDZD4 gene encoding PDZ domain-containing protein 4 isoform X1 has product MALGKLRPPTPPMVILEPYVLSELPPISHEYYDPAEFMEGGPQEADRMDELEYEEVELYKTNHRDKLGLMVCYRTDDEEDLGIYVGEVNPNSIAAKDGRIREGDRIIQINGVDVQNREEAVAILSQEENTNISLLVARPESQLAKRWKDSDRDDFLDDFGSEHEGELRARKLKSPPAQQLGNEEEKGVPDAGTGLSNSQELDSGVGRTDESTRTEESSEHDLLGDEPASAANTPGALRKSRDLHFSMDSLLAEGAGLGAGDIPGLTDEEYERYRELLEIKGHLENGNQLGLPFPRASGGNSALDVNRNESLGHEMAMLEEELRHLEFKCRNILRAQKMQQLRERCMKAWLLEEESLYDLGASEPKKHELSDISELPEKSDKDSTSAYNTGESCRSTPLLAEPLPESPLRRAAAGNSNLNRTPSGSTVTAHPKAAAPQGSPAKFRSLSRDPEAGRRQHSEERVRRSPKTGVTLERVGPEGSPYLSRRHRGQGQESEHYHSCVQLAPPRGLEELGRGPLSLAAGPRVGGAAVAPEAPRMEWKVKVRSDGTRYVAKRPVRDRLLKARALKIREERSGMTTDDDAVSEMKMGRYWSKEERKQHLIRAREQRKRREFMMQSRLECLREQQNGDSKAELNIIALSHRKTMKKRNKKILDNWITIQEMLAHGTRSADGKRVYNPLLSVTTV; this is encoded by the exons ATGGCGCTGGGCAAGCTGCGCCCGCCCACCCCGCCCATGGTCATCCTGGAGCCGTACGTCCTGTCTGAGCT CCCCCCCATCAGCCATGAGTATTATGACCCGGCGGAGTTCATGGAGGGCGGCCCGCAGGAGGCAGACCGTATGGACGAGCTGGAGTATGAG GAGGTCGAGCTGTATAAGACCAACCACCGGGACAAGCTCGGCCTGATGGTTTGCTACCGCACGGATGATGAGGAGGACCTGGGCATCTATGTTGGAGAG GTGAACCCCAATAGCATTGCAGCCAAAGACGGCCGAATCCGCGAGGGGGACCGGATCATCCAG ATAAATGGTGTGGACGTCCAGAACCGGGAGGAGGCAGTGGCCATTCTGAGCCAGGAGGAGAACACCAACATCTCCCTGCTGGTGGCCCGACCTGAGAGCCAG ctggcaaAGCGGTGGAAGGACAGTGACCGGGATGACTTTCTGGATGACTTTGGCTCTGAGCATGAGGGGGAGCTGCGTGCACGGAAGCTGAAATCCCCCCCTGCCCAGCag CTTGGCAACGAAGAGGAGAAAGGGGTCCCCGATGCGGGCACGGGCCTGAGCAATAGCCAGGAGCTGGACAGTGGGGTGGGCCGCACTGATGAGAGCACCCGCACCGAGGAGAGCTCCGAGCATGACCTGCTGGGGGATGAGCCCGCCAGTGCCGCCAACACACCCGGCGCCCTGCGCAAGAGCCGGGACCTCCACTTCAGCATGGACTCGCTGCtggcagagggggcagggctgggggctggcgaCATCCCGGGCCTCACCGACGAGGAGTACGAGCGCTACCGGGAGCTGCTGGAGATCAAGGGCCACCTGGAGAATGGCAACCAGCTGGGCCTGCCCTTCCCCCGAGCCTCGGGCGGCAACAGCGCCCTGGATGTGAACCGCAACGAGAGCCTGGGCCACGAGATGGCCATGCTGGAGGAGGAGCTGCGACACCTGGAGTTCAAGTGCCGCAACATCCTGCGGGCGCAGAAGATGCAGCAGCTGCGGGAGCGCTGCATGAAGGCCTGGCTGCTGGAGGAGGAGAGTCTCTATGACCTGGGGGCCAGTGAGCCCAAGAAGCACGAGCTGTCTGACATCTCCGAGCTGCCCGAGAAGTCGGACAAGGACAGCACCAGCGCCTACAACACGGGGGAGAGCTGCCGCAGCACCCCGCTGCTCGCCGAGCCCTTGCCAGAGAGCCCCCTGAGGCGGGCTGCCGCCGGCAACTCCAACTTGAACCGGACCCCCTCCGGCTCCACGGTCACCGCGCACCCCAAGGCAGCTGCCCCGCAGGGGAGCCCCGCTAAGTTCCGATCTCTCTCCCGGGATCCCGAGGCGGGCAGGAGACAGCACTCCGAGGAGCGTGTCCGCCGAAGCCCCAAGACGGGCGTGACCCTGGAGCGCGTGGGCCCCGAAGGCAGCCCTTACCTCTCCCGGCGCCACCGCGGCCAGGGCCAGGAGAGCGAGCACTACCACAGCTGCGTGCAGCTGGCCCCGCCGCGCGGCCTGGAAGAGCTGGGCCGTGGCCCCCTGAGTTTGGCTGCTGGCCCTCGAGTGGGCGGGGCAGCGGTGGCCCCCGAAGCACCCCGCATGGAGTGGAAGGTCAAGGTGCGCAGCGATGGGACCCGCTATGTGGCCAAGCGGCCCGTGCGTGATCGCCTCCTCAAAGCCCGGGCCCTGAAGATCCGCGAGGAACGCAGCGGCATGACCACGGATGATGACGCGGTGAGCGAGATGAAGATGGGCCGCTACTGGAGCAAGGAGGAGCGGAAGCAGCACCTGATCCGGGCCCGGGAGCAGCGGAAGCGGCGCGAGTTCATGATGCAGAGCCGGCTGGAGTGCCTGAGGGAGCAGCAGAACGGCGACAGCAAGGCTGAGCTCAACATCATTGCCTTGAGCCACCGCAAGACCATGAAGAAGCGGAACAAGAAGATCCTGGACAACTGGATCACCATCCAGGAGATGCTGGCCCACGGCACTCGCTCTGCCGACGGCAAGCGGGTCTACAACCCTCTGCTCTCCGTCACCACTGTCTGA